Genomic DNA from Corylus avellana chromosome ca4, CavTom2PMs-1.0:
aagaaaaccaAAATATCACGAGAGAGATGGATCCGACTCCGCACGTCAGACTCCGGAGGTTGTTGGTGCACCTTTTGTGGGGGCTATTGCTCTGTCTATAAAATGGGAAGCACATTCCCTTGTAAGCTGGAccagttctctctctctctctctctctctctctctctatctatctcGACTCCAAAAGCCTAAATCTGGATCTGAATCCCAATTCAAACAAACTAGTAagtttttgttaataaaaagagttttttaagttaatagaaaaggCAGTGGTGTGTCGGTGAGAGATCAGAAGCTGAGAAAATGAAGGTAATAGAGAAGATCCAGGCAGGGCTTGCGGAGGAAGGGAAGGTGGTGTTCTCCTTCGAGTTCTTCCCCCCAAAGACGGATGATGGAGTCGACAACCTCTTCGAGAGGATGGACCGCATGGTCGCTCACAACCCCGCATTCTGCGACATCACCTGGGGCGCCGGTGGCTCCACCGCCGATCTCACCCTCGACATCGCTAACAGGATGCAGAACATCATCTGCGTCGAGTCCATGATGCACCTCACCTGCACCAACATGCCCGTCGACAAGATCGACCACGCCCTCTCCACCATCAAGTCCAATGGCCTCCAGAATGTTCTCGCTCTCCGCGGCGATCCCCCTCACGGCCAGGACAAGTTCGTCCAGATCCAGGGCGGCTTCGCCTGCGCCCTTGACCtcgtaactctctctctctctctctctctctctctctctgcctacTCTCGCACATACGCATTTCAATGGTCTCTGTTTTTGCTTCAGGTGAAACATATCAGAGCTCAGTATGGTGACTACTTCGGCATTACAGTTGCTGGTTATCCAGGTTGCCATTAATTATCCTTCTGGTTTTATTGCGGCGAAGATTGATTTATGTCTCTATTGCTTATAATCTTTTACTTGTACTTCTCTGCTCAGAGGCACATCCCGACGTAATAGGTAGTAATGGTGTGGCCTCACTGGAAGCTTATCACAACGATCTCGCCTATCTCAAGAGAAAGGTGTTGCTACTATTCTACTGTAACTCCTCTTTCTGATGAATCTGCGCTTAGAAATAGATTGGACGAGCATGCTAGTGAATTCATCTTCCTGAATCTTCCTGTTTTGTAGGTTGAAGCTGGAGCGGATCTAATTATCACTCAGCTATTCTATGATACTGATATTTTCCTCAAATTCGTGGATGATTGTCGCAAAATTGGAATAACTTGTCCCATTGTTCCGGGAATTATGCCTATTAATAACTATAAGGGCTTCATACGCATGACTGGTTTTTGCAAAACTAAGGTATGCAATCTCTTTTGAGACATATTTGTGGTGGACTGTATTGTTCTGTGCACACtgttctgtgtgtgtgtgtgtgtgtgtgtctttctctctctatctctgttTGGCTGAAGAGTGGAAATGTCGGATGTATTGGGATGATCGTTGGGTTTGTGTCTTTTTGAATGCATTGCACCTTATAGAGGCAGTTTCTTGAAATATTTAAGAAGCAGAGAAAAGCTAAGCTCTGGCTTATTGGGATCAAAATTTCAATATGGAGAGCCCCCCCTAACCAGAGTTATGCAGAGTTCTATAAGTGCCTGGTATGGAGTTTGAATAGCATTATGGGATAAACTGAATCTACTCAAATTTGGAGATACCATAGCCCTTGTCCTTCCAAATAGCCCAATGTATAGAAGGTCAATATCATGAGATAAAAGACTAGAAGGTTGATTACCCTCTAAATTGATGACACTGACTGTCAATTTTTTCCCCCCTGAATCTCAATAAAATTGACTattacttataaattttttttttccccctgaaTCTTTAGATTACTAATGGTTTCCAATATGAATAGCAGGTCAATCCACTTCCCCATTTGGTTGCAGATACACCTTAAAAGTTACCCGCACTAAGGATTCTCTCTgtgtgtgtctctctctctttgcatGTGcttgggggggtgggggtgggtgTGTTATGTTTATATCCTTGTATCAGTAAGTTTTTTGGGCTACTCTATTTCTTTCTGATAATTGAGTATAGATATAGAAGATGTGAGAATTCCATAAACTAATATTAATGAGTAGAATCTCTTTCAAAAGTTTATCTTTTGCCACTTGTCAAACCCTAAAACTAAATGATGTCAAACTTACTAGTTATAGGTGAAAATGGTGTCACACCCCGATTCTATATTGCGAATATAAATAGCtcacatagagtgagtggttataaagatattcatgggtgttaagtcccacattgcttatttactaaataaaaactgactttataagtgattttaggaaagctctaaattgactagtctctTTGGGGTGATAGCACATATGGGGCTAGTGTTTTTCCTTtggttgttacaaatggtatcagagctatctAGTAATGCCATGTGGTACTGTCAGCACTGCATAACGTGGCCATGACGTCGACGTCAAGGGTTTAAGGGGGGAGTTTGTAATGTCCCGGTCTTACTTTGGGAAAATGAATAGttcacatagagtgggtggtttataaagatactTATGGTTGCTAAGTCCCATATTGCTTACT
This window encodes:
- the LOC132179482 gene encoding methylenetetrahydrofolate reductase (NADH) 2-like, yielding MKVIEKIQAGLAEEGKVVFSFEFFPPKTDDGVDNLFERMDRMVAHNPAFCDITWGAGGSTADLTLDIANRMQNIICVESMMHLTCTNMPVDKIDHALSTIKSNGLQNVLALRGDPPHGQDKFVQIQGGFACALDLVKHIRAQYGDYFGITVAGYPEAHPDVIGSNGVASLEAYHNDLAYLKRKVEAGADLIITQLFYDTDIFLKFVDDCRKIGITCPIVPGIMPINNYKGFIRMTGFCKTKIPAEVSAALEPIKDNEEAVRAYGIHLGTEMCKKILAHGIRTVHLYTLNMEKSALAILMNLGLIEETKISRPLPWRRPANVFRVKEDVRPIFWANRPKSYISRTTGWEQYPHGRWADSCNPSYGALTDYQFMRPRARDKKLLEEWATPLRNVEDIHEKFKKYCLGKLRSSPWSELDGLQPETRIINEQLGKINLKGFLTINSQPAVNGEKSSSPSVGE